The Camelus dromedarius isolate mCamDro1 chromosome 23, mCamDro1.pat, whole genome shotgun sequence nucleotide sequence AACCCATCGTGCTGAGGTGCCACAGCTGGAAAGACAAGCCTCTGTATAAGGTCACATTCTTCCACAATAGAAAATCCATGAAGTTTTCCTTTGTGTATTCCAACTTCTCTATCCCACAAGCAAACTTCAGTCACAATGGCGAGTACTACTGCACAGGATTTATCGGGCAGATGCAGCACTCGTCACAGCCTGTGACCATCACTGTCCAAGGTGGGAACTCCGTCAAgatgaaaggaggggagggaaaaggaggatGGACAATTAGGATCAGGTTCTATGGACCTACAAGGGGATCTGAGAAATGCCAGAGCAGCAAACTTGGGCACTGAGGCAAAGAGCAGGGGTATGGGCATCTTGCTAAGTACTGGCCAGAGATCGGAGCACTCAGCTTCCAGGCCATAGGTGACAAGGCTATTGCTCCACTTTGAAATGTAGAGCACAGCAGCGGAACAGAGCTCCCTCCTTGGTGCCGATGTTCCCTAAGCTCCCGGACATTCCTCAGAACTGAGgttttcctcatttcttctcaTGTCCTGTTATGTCCATTCACTCCAAAAGCCATGTCATGTCCCTAACAGTTCAAGGCTGTGCTGGATACACTGATGGAGGCTTCAGATCCACCCTCCCTGCTGTCCCCAAGAGGCTAAGAGGAATACTTCATTTGCCTTACACACTTGACAGTGTGCCTCACTTGTTTAGCTGCGAAATCTGGGTATGGGGGAGGAGGCACAAGTCCAGTCAGAGACATCCCGTGCGCGTGAGATTGGGGGAGGAAGTGAGCGTTGCACCTGGGGGTGACCCAGGCACAAAGCAGCTCCAGGTATAGCGctaggggagggcagggagggtgagGTGGGACAGACAGGGTGCTGCCTGTCCTGAGGTCTGTCTTCCCCAGGGTCCAGCTTGAGCAGTTCCTCGCTGGTGATGATCGTGGTGGCTGTGGTCGCTGGGATTGCTGCAGTGGCTATTGTTGCCACCGTAGTAGCCCGGCTCCGCCTGAGGCGAAAGCAGATTTCAGGTTTGTGGCTCCTCTTGCTCCCTCTTGTTATCAGTTCCCATTTAGCCAAGGCCATAACCCTAAATATTGTCAGAACCCTTCTCTCTGGGCTTAGAGATTCCTTGGCATTCAGATATAGTTCcatacttcattcattcatttacccattcattcaacaaggCCTGAACAAACTTGcttatgtgtcaagcactgtgaTAGACTCTGTGGACAACACCAAGATAAAGAATTCCGTCTCTGCCATCAAGGAGTTCATAGTATTGTGAGGAAGACAGAGGGACAAATAGATCCTTTTAATCAGAGGGGGTAAGTTCAGTATTAGAGAAGGCAAAGGCTATGAttgtgggggcagggggggaCTCCAGGGGACAGAAGAGCCCGAATAACTCAGCATAGGCAATTAGAGAAGGTTTCACAGTGGGGTGGTGGTGTACAGCGAATGAATCACACCCTGTGGTGCTAGACTGCCTGAGTTCAAGTCTCAGCAACTCAGCCCACCAGCTGAATAACATTGGATGGGTTAATCAATGTGTTGAGAAGTTAGAGCTGGTATATTAATTTAAGAGTATGCAGATTATGACCTAAATGAGGAGGCACAAGCCACCCACCCACATGGGGTCAGCGTCCAAGCTCCCTGATTGGGGAAGTGAAAACCCCAGAGTCATTTTGATTGAAAGCACAATTTCAATAAACTTACACAAAGGAATTAGAGTCACAAGATTTGCTAATTATAGATCCCAGAAATGGGAGGGGGGTGGCAGTCCTCTGTCCCAGGTCATGggtgagcaggagagagagaacaggtaGCAAGCAGCCATTACTTATAAGGTGATTAGGTGGGAGGACACTAACTTTTTTGTGGGCTTACGTCTAGGTAGTAACTTTAAACGTGCCCCaggaaaagcaaagcaagaaCTTACGGCAGGAATCCTAAACTCATGTCCTTATCTTAAATGTTCAGGCTCTGAGTATAAGCAGGGTTATGATACTGTAAAATGTCTAGGCAGCAACTCAGGTAAacaaagttgttttgtttttccaagaaAATGAAAGTTGTTTTCTCATCACATTCAAATTCCCTGTGCCAAAGTTTCATTGTCTGAGAAATGGGGGACATGAATAGATCTGACCTCACAGGGTTGTGAAGATGAACGAGTCTGGAGCTCTTATAATAGGACATAGTAAACAGCACATAAGTATGAGTTGTTATCATTATGGTGGAGGTGATGTTCCAGGGTAGCTGTTAACCAGGCCAAGAGGGCTAGATGAGCATTCCAGGCATGGGGACTAAGACGTGGAAATGAGAAACACCGTGGCTAGGATAGGGGTCGGGAAAGAGTAAGGAGGGTGCTCTAAGCAGTTTGACGCCCCTGAAGTCATAAATtgtgagggagaaaaagaagacagcagAAGCAAGGCAGAAAGATGGGCAGCAGCTGGGTCATGGAATCCATGGAGGCTACCTTAGGGAACTAAGCTGTCTTCCAAAGGGGCTGGCAAGAACACAGGAGGGTAGGAACCACATCTCCTTATTCTGCACTTTtcccccagcacctagcacagtgctagCCACACAGCAAGATGCTTAATAAGCATTTGTTCATTGACTGATCAGCTGAAGAACTTCAGCTCTCGGAAAGCAGCCTCCTTCCCCCTTAGTACTAATGTAAAAGAgctgagagagaagggagggcgCCTTAGAAATCTAATAAGCAAATTGTCACAGTTCTTAACACTAACAAGCTAGCTTGCTAGTGAGAGAAAGCACTAAAGACACCAGGACATAGagaaagtaaagggaaaaaaaagactcagagcactgacaaagagaaaataatactACGAATGTCTCATAAAGCACTTTGCAGTTGGTTCATAGCCAAGACCTCAGTTACTGATGATAAGTAAACGTAGAGATACAGGGAGAGttacagagagggagaaagaggcattttttaaaaggcagaggaAATGTAAGAAAGCTGCACTGGAAGGACCTTTCTGACAGTTAGCCTAGCCAACTTATATGCCCCTAGAACAGCCCATTTCCAGGGTAGGGCAGTCCCTGCGGAGTAGGGAGGAGAGAAGGCGTCTTTGAGGGAGAAGGGTCTGTGTTGGTTCTAACCCAATCTTTCCTCTGGTCCTTGGTCCTGAAGATCTCAGACCCCATCCCATAATCCTACTAACCTCCTATGTGCCCCTCCTAGCTCTCCCAGGAACCCCTGAGCACAGGGAAATGGGAGAGCCCCTCCCTGAGGAACCAGGTGAGTGCAGCTCCCCCTCTGGGGGCTCAGTGACACCCTACCTTGTGCAGCAAGAAGTGGCTTGTGTGAGTTCCGCTGAGAgcacaggagagggagggggcagagggaggtgggcaggggctcaAATctcttggtcagttctgagactAACTCCTGGGCCTAAAGAGGATGTCACTGGAGATGGGGAGAAGATGAACACCTGTCCCAGGTAGAGAAGGGAGGGCTGTGTCCAGGTTTCTGGGGCTGGAAATGCTGTAGATATTTCCAGAGCAGGAGATCAGAGATATTTGGGTCTTTCTGAGGAGTTTGGCAGAGCTGGCACTAGATGGGTGTTAGAAGTTGTAAGACTGAGGCAAATAGGCTTAAGGGGGTAGGATTctaaggggaaaggaggaggaggcctAGGGAATCAACCCTAGATTTGCTGCAGAGTGATGGGATAAGGTAATAGGGCTCAGGTCTTAGTGGAACATTAAGAGGAGATTTTAGCCTGAGGAAGTTCCAGGGTACTAGGTGCATTAGTGGGCTTTACTTTATGGGCAGAGGTAAACCTCCTGTAGGTTTATTAACTAGCTCTGTCACCATCATAGAGTGGGATCTTCAGTGTCATTCCCCATCATGGGGTTTAGTCACTTCGCTGAGGGAGTAAGTGGGTTGTCCTGGATGACCTCTAAGCCCTTCCAAGCCTGACATTCTGAGCATCAGTGACCATCCAACCCCTGGCTCAAGTGGGAGTGCATAAAAGGAGCAGGAGTATTCCAGGCGACTTCTGGATTGTAGTTAAAGCCAGAGCACGAAGAAACCTGGATCTTTCtcgcggtgggggtgggggagctcccAGACAGCAAAAACAGACAGGGAAAAGAGGCCCTCGAGGACTCCACCTCAGATGGCTGGAGTAAGACTCAGAGCGGAGCCAACAGATTTGAGAGCTTTAGCAAAATGGCCCAGCTGTCCAGCTGCGCTTTGAGCAAGACCCCTATGTCCCTTAGCCAAGCCAAGTAGGGACAGGGGCCTGAGTCTGCACCAGGGCCAAACTCATGTAAGAAAAAAGCCCAAACACAAGTGGATTAGCCACTTTGACATTTGGTTCTACCTACACTGGTATAAATACATTTCACTATTTCACAAGGCATTTATTTCACAGGAAGGCACGGGGGCTAATGGTTTCCCAAAAGGCACAGCCAGAAGGCTGATGGTTTCCCAAAAGGTTGCTGGGAATGTGGAGGAATGCAGTAGAAGGAGAATTCAGGACGTGGTTTGTTCCAGAATTTGGAGCATGGAACACAGGGACTCCTTTTGTCCTGGAGATGAATGAAGACACTAGATGCATTGTCTCAGACTCCTCCCCCACTTCCTGAGGAATgctgctttgcagatactgaggcTGCTTTTGCACTGGCGAAGTGAGTTTCTTGGCAAAAACATGAGGAAATTTGGATGTGTTTTAGATGTTTACCAGGGAGAGTACTGACCGGCTTGCTtgcttccttctgtccttccctccagcctcccttgcTCACTCTCACTCTCGTGCTGCCTTTCTTTTGGATGCAGCGAGGATCAAAATTCCAACAGAGATATACTACAGCAGGCCAATGTAGAAAGGCCACTTCTGGGGCTGGCAAAAATTTGGACTTTACTTCACTCTGATACCGAACACCCCCCACCTCTTCCCCAGTATCTCAGATCCCCCAAGCTGCCTGGTTTGCTTCGAGGAAAACTCAGCAATCCTCTGAAAAAAAGGCAGCACAAATGACTGCCTCCCTTTGCCAGTGCAGCCAGTCAGGGAGGTCATGTCTGGGATATCGAGGGTGAGGTGGTGAATGAAGCTCTTGGTCTACAGGCCTGAACTGGGGATGGTGGTCCTCGCCTCAGGCCTGATTTGGGCTTTGGTTTTGCAGCAGCACGGGTGGGCCTCATGTTACAGAAATGCCCTGGCTGATCTCTGTTCTTTTCGCCCACAGCCAATCTCAATGATGCTGAAGAGGCTGCCAAAGCTGAGGTGAGCCATCCCAGCCAcctgctttttcttctccctcctcccttctccccagccacCTCTTCTGTTGCCTCCATTCCTCTGACCTCTCCATGGATCCTCATTGCTCCTTTCTGCTTTCTCTAGGCTGAGAATACAGTCACCTATTCACTTCTCTTGCACCCGGAagttgcagaggaagaaacagagccAGACTACCAGAATCACCTTTAGTTTTCATTGCCTTGCCTGAGACTTGGGGAAGAGAATCAGAGAGACCAGGATCTGGTGTCCTTCTTTGGAACTGCCTCTTTTTGTCCTCTTGGAGAAGGCAGCTCCATAAattcatgtattacttttataataaaatactatacaAACAACATTTCCTTTGCCTTTTAAATTCTGTATTGGTTTGAGGGTAGCCTGGTTTGGGACTGTTTCTTTGCAATGGTAAGATTCTTGGGAAGATAGTAATGGgtaggaggtggaggagaggaaagatTTGGAGTATAGCACGAGTGTTCCTCTTCTTAAAACAGAATAGCCTTCTTCCAATAAATCTGTGtacttgtttccatgtcttcttccccttcctcccatgGCAAGTAAACAATCACATTGTTTCGCAACACCAGTTCTCTGGAAGCCAAGCTTAAGATAAATCCTCAGCAGAGACTGCTGACTCTTCCTGCCCTGCTCTTCTGTTATTGTTACCAACAGTTACCAGAAGAATGTGACCTTCTCCGAGAAGCCATCCCCACAAGTTAGAAACATGACTGACAGCTTCTTTGGGAGTTTGGTGGGTGCCCTTGGAGaagacttgttttgtttttgtttttcctaagacTCTAACACGGCTTCACTGTGCAACATTCTTGCATTCAGGATTTAGCAGCTCCCTCTGTTGGGTAATTTCCATAGCTTTCTATAATACTCACATACCAGATTGCACACTCACATATTGCTATTAAAATAAGGAATAGTAATTGCAATTACTGGATTACTGAGGGCTTACTTTATGCCAAACTATGTGCTTTAGAGTTAGAGAGTTTGAGCcattcatatttcttcttttataattttcttgttcACATACTCATGCACATTTTTATAGTAACAGTGTATGTCCCTTTATGAATAAATCACATAGTTCAacttattttattcatatgtaaAGTATTTAActacactaatttttaaaataaaagtaaaatatagatcaacaaaaaaaaaaagataattaatgtCATCTATAAATCCACAACCAGAAATAATCAATGCTAACACCTAAAAGATGTCAATTCACAGTCCTATCTGTAGCAATATGTATAagtatttggattttttaatttgtatcacattatatttttacttGTTCACAAATACACACAGGCAAAAATTCATGCTCATTGTAAGCACATAAGATCAAATAATACAGACATATAAGGAGGAAAAGTGAGGGTTCCATTTTGTCCTCACTCCCCAATCCTGTTCCCCTTTCTATGGGTAGCCACTGTTGAACATTTGGtggttatttcttgattttttttgcaATGCATCTAAtacatatttatagttttttaaaataccataaatGGGATCACACTTTACAAATGCTTATGCAGTTGGTACTTTGATTATAGTATTTTATGGAGCTCTTTCTAtggaagtattttctttttaatgattatatAGTATTCCACAGTACAATGCtatgctatattttatttaaccaacaTGTTAAATATTaccactttttcatttttatacacaatgctgcaatgaacaacATTCTTGGATGATGTATTTGACCACATGTGTATTTCTgcaggataaattcctagaggtAAAATCATTGACTCAAAGGGTACTCTcatattgtctttttaaaaagcaatttacagTCCTCCCAAAGTATGCTGGAGTGCCCATTTCCTGCTCCTCTTTTCAGTGTTGAgcactttgaatttttaatttttgccaatctgattaTAATGGACTATTTCCTACCCAGTATGAATTTCCCCTGATTCTAGTAACAGAGCCTGATTTCTCTTTGGCTAAATagctctttccctcccctctcagTCCATGTGGGTAGGAGGGCTGCCTTCATCTCTGATTCCAGAGGAGAACAGGCACCCCAGGCTGGGCCAATCAGGTGCTGTTTCCTTGGAATTTAAATCTTGAGCAGAGTGACACTATGACTGAAAATAGGTGAAGTTCATTCATCCCAATGGCACTGCCCAGATGAGACCAACCTCAATCTGTCGTTTCTTATAGCTTCCAGGATCCTTCAACTTCCTCTTTTATCAGTTAATTTAGATTTGATAGAATTCTCCTATGATATCTAATATGCTgatacctttttcttttcttttctttttttttggttgggggataattagatttatttatttattttaatggcggtactggagattgaacccaggacctcatgcatgataaacacatactctactactgagctgtaccctccccaccttgatACCTTTTTTAGAATAGAACTttgacaaacttttttttccctgtcattATTGGTCTGATCAGGCTTTTCTATCTCCTTTAGAGccaattttgaaaaaatgttaCTCTCCTAGAAAATCATCCATTTTATTGGTATACAGCTGTacactgtattttcttctattttttggtaTAATTGCTATGTCTGTATTTATATTCCCCTCTCATACCTAGCTTTTGGGCTTGCTTTCTTTTATCAGGTGACTTCAACTGGAAATAACAGGAAATCTGATTCAAATTGGATTAAACGATAAGAAAATGCATTATCTTACACAACAAAAAGTTCAAAGACAGGGCGTCTCCAGTACTCTGGATCCACTTTTCTGCAGTCCTCTGGGCGTTCCCCTGGGCATAGCAGCGTGGCAACTCCAGCAGTTCTAGGCATCACTCCTGAAGatctagagaaagaaagaggctacCTCTTCTATGTGTCTCTTAAAAGTGAGAAAACCTTTCTCCAGCAATCTTTCCACTGTATCATATTGGTCAGGACTGCGTCACATGCCACTACTAAATCAATCACTAGAAAGGGGAATAACTTACTTAACTTAATCATTTTGAGGTGCAATAATTTTTGGAGAGTCAACCACCTTAACCATTAAATCTATTTATCTTAATCAAGCTTGCCaaaggtttgtctttttttttagtcttGTCATAACTTTTGACTCAATGATCaagtctttgtcttttgtttgttttctaatatattatttcttttttctattttatttagatttactgtattattcatttatttctacacttctgtttttaaacaaattcacAAAAGGCTATAACCTTCtctcttattgccattttgggcACATCCTTTAGATTTTGTTATACATATCTgatattgctatttttttctaaataatctataacttttgttttgttttctttgtaactcaaggtttatttaaaagagtgtttcattttgtttgtttgctttatttccaAGGTGGGTGAGCACTGTCTTTTTTgtgttattttccacttttattgcACAGTGATGTGGCCTGTATGATTTTTCTGCTGTGAATGTTTTAAACGTTAATGTGAAGAcaatgctttcttttgttttcaaataaatttaaaattttctactaaAGTAACACACACATAATTTGAATTGTATAACAGAATAAAAGGCATACAATGAGAAATAACTGTTTCTTGCCTCTTTCCTTACATCCCCTCGCTCTTGTTCCCCAGAACTTCCCTTCAGCAGTTTTTTGTATTTAAGCCCCTGTTCCTAGATTTTATATCTTCCTATTTCTTGGCTTACTTTCTTGCTTGGCTGGAGCATGTTTGCCAGGGTGTCCTGAGAAAGGGCGCCTGGGTAGTATAGCAGCTGCCACTGATTCCCCACTTCATATCCATCACTCAACTCACCTGAGTTCGCCTGCATTTGCTAACTGGTTCAATTTCTTCTGAGAATTAaactatggtgaagaagaattaGTCATTTGGAAACACCTACTCCCCCTTGTTTTGAGAGAGACCCCCGGAGtctaacttctcctttttcaaacCTTCCAGCTATTCCCTTATTTCAAAATCATTCCCGATCCATATCTTGTCTCATACCTAATTCCTCCAATTGCTGAACTTTTCTGGGAACTTCTAGGAAAATTTCCTTCTTCTCAGGAGCATTCCCctcatttgggaaataaaatcaaTTACCTGTAACTCAATTTTCTACAAAAGCATGACCAAGATTTGTGCTCATCCCAATGTTACTTCATAGatattaaacaaaatattgttaaatgaTTGAATACTGAAGAGACATCTTTATATCTCTTTATCTTAATCAGACTTGTCAAAGGCCTATTTCTTTGGTCTTTTCACAGAATTAACTTTTGGTTTTTTGATCAcatcttttgtttgctttttttcatgtACATTGAAATCTCTTCtatatttgtaataatttttagtCTTGAATGATATTccctttattatttctaattttgcatttttcaatACCAAGGAATATGTATAGACTTAAAGTCACCAATGATATTTGCTCCACTAGACTAGTCTCTTGTTTATTCCTGTGTCCACTGGAATTATATataccttcatttctttttaatttttgctgaaAAGCACAGTTTCATGAGAGTATTTAAATTATACAAGTATTTATATCAGTAAGATGACTTAAATGTCATCAAATATCTTGTAACATGTAGTCCTGTAACTACTGTTagtcaaataaattaaatacttcAATTTACAATCACATATCCAATGAAAACCTCTTTTAATAGAGCATGCTTTTGGTGTTGAGTCTAAGAATTCTTTGCTTAGCGTTAGATCCTAAAGACATTTCTCCTGtatttttgtaaaagttttattgttttacattttatatttatgtccatgatccattttgagttcgtTTTTTATGAGACTTAAATTGAGGTTCTTTGTTTTGCTATGAATTACTAATTACTCAAgcaaccatttattgaaaaacaagTCTTTCCTCATTGAATTACTTCTGCACCTTTGTGCAGAAAAATCTGTTTggcatatttgtgtgggtctatttctggttcTCTGTTGTATTCCATCAGTTTATGTGTCTATCCCTCTGCCAATcaagtcttgattactgtagatttattcctctcactttattctttttcaacattatttttgCTATTCTGGTTCCTTTGTCTTTCCATGTACATTGTAGAATAAAACTGTTTATATCTACAAAAATATCTTGCTAGGATTTTGACAGGAATTGTGTTAAACCTATATATTAGTTTCAAGAGAAATGACTTTTTTACCATGTTaagttttctaatccatgatcatagtatgtctctccatttatttagattaaaATTTCTTCATCAGTATTGTCTAATTTTCAGCATACAAatcctgtacatgttttgttagatttacacctgttatttctttttagtgattTTAAATGgtgttgaatttttaatttcagagtctATGTGTTCATTGCTAAACAcacagaaatacaattgatttttaaacatttatctgTGTCCTGCAAACTTGCTGGATATTCACTTATTAGATATAGGAGTTTTTTACTGAGTTCTTCAGATCTTTTACACAGACCATCTCATGTACATGTGGGgatactttaatttctttcttcccaacCTGAAagcctttttatttcattttctttttttattaaactgGCTAGAATTTTTAGCACCATGTTGAGTAAGAGTGGTGAGAGCatacatctttgccttgttccctGTCTCATGGGTAAATCATGCAGTCTTTCACTGTTAAGTATGATATTATCTGTAGGTCTCTGGTAAatgctctttatcaagttgaggaagttcctttctattcctgccccaccccaccccaccccagccttttTTCCTGAGACTTGTtgtcat carries:
- the LOC105092686 gene encoding low affinity immunoglobulin gamma Fc region receptor II-b isoform X3 — protein: MGIPSFTALPAAESDQADCMPCHPLGHMLLWTALLFLGLPKAVVNLQSKWVNVLQEDDVMLMCQGTNNPGDDFTQWFHNGSSIPTQVELSYSFKASSKDSGDYKCQTGQTSLSDPVHLDVISDWLLLQTPSLVFQEGEPIVLRCHSWKDKPLYKVTFFHNRKSMKFSFVYSNFSIPQANFSHNGEYYCTGFIGQMQHSSQPVTITVQGSSLSSSSLVMIVVAVVAGIAAVAIVATVVARLRLRRKQISALPGTPEHREMGEPLPEEPANLNDAEEAAKAEAENTVTYSLLLHPEVAEEETEPDYQNHL
- the LOC105092686 gene encoding low affinity immunoglobulin gamma Fc region receptor II isoform X4: MGIPSFTALPAAESDQADCMPCHPLGHMLLWTALLFLAPAAGTPAGLPKAVVNLQSKWVNVLQEDDVMLMCQGTNNPGDDFTQWFHNGSSIPTQVELSYSFKASSKDSGDYKCQTGQTSLSDPVHLDVISDWLLLQTPSLVFQEGEPIVLRCHSWKDKPLYKVTFFHNRKSMKFSFVYSNFSIPQANFSHNGEYYCTGFIGQMQHSSQPVTITVQGSSLSSSSLVMIVVAVVAGIAAVAIVATVVARLRLRRKQISANLNDAEEAAKAEAENTVTYSLLLHPEVAEEETEPDYQNHL
- the LOC105092686 gene encoding low affinity immunoglobulin gamma Fc region receptor II isoform X2, translated to MGIPSFTALPAAESDQADCMPCHPLGHMLLWTALLFLAPAAGTPGLPKAVVNLQSKWVNVLQEDDVMLMCQGTNNPGDDFTQWFHNGSSIPTQVELSYSFKASSKDSGDYKCQTGQTSLSDPVHLDVISDWLLLQTPSLVFQEGEPIVLRCHSWKDKPLYKVTFFHNRKSMKFSFVYSNFSIPQANFSHNGEYYCTGFIGQMQHSSQPVTITVQGSSLSSSSLVMIVVAVVAGIAAVAIVATVVARLRLRRKQISALPGTPEHREMGEPLPEEPANLNDAEEAAKAEAENTVTYSLLLHPEVAEEETEPDYQNHL
- the LOC105092686 gene encoding low affinity immunoglobulin gamma Fc region receptor II-b isoform X1, which produces MGIPSFTALPAAESDQADCMPCHPLGHMLLWTALLFLAPAAGTPAGLPKAVVNLQSKWVNVLQEDDVMLMCQGTNNPGDDFTQWFHNGSSIPTQVELSYSFKASSKDSGDYKCQTGQTSLSDPVHLDVISDWLLLQTPSLVFQEGEPIVLRCHSWKDKPLYKVTFFHNRKSMKFSFVYSNFSIPQANFSHNGEYYCTGFIGQMQHSSQPVTITVQGSSLSSSSLVMIVVAVVAGIAAVAIVATVVARLRLRRKQISALPGTPEHREMGEPLPEEPANLNDAEEAAKAEAENTVTYSLLLHPEVAEEETEPDYQNHL
- the LOC105092686 gene encoding low affinity immunoglobulin gamma Fc region receptor II isoform X5, giving the protein MGIPSFTALPAAESDQADCMPCHPLGHMLLWTALLFLAPAAGTPGLPKAVVNLQSKWVNVLQEDDVMLMCQGTNNPGDDFTQWFHNGSSIPTQVELSYSFKASSKDSGDYKCQTGQTSLSDPVHLDVISDWLLLQTPSLVFQEGEPIVLRCHSWKDKPLYKVTFFHNRKSMKFSFVYSNFSIPQANFSHNGEYYCTGFIGQMQHSSQPVTITVQGSSLSSSSLVMIVVAVVAGIAAVAIVATVVARLRLRRKQISANLNDAEEAAKAEAENTVTYSLLLHPEVAEEETEPDYQNHL